The nucleotide sequence TGCTGAAGCTGGAGTCCCTTCTCCTTCTCCGCCTGCTGGTAGGACGCCAAGGTGCGTTTCTGGCGAAAGACCTCCACCTGGCGCGTGGCACGGGCCGGATGTACCACCAGCACGAAGCTGATGCTCGCGGGCGACTCTCCGTCCGCGAAGCGGGCCGTCAGTTTCAGCCGCTCGCCAGGAACCACGTTCTCGGAGGGCAGAAGCGAGATGCTGCGCTTTCCCGTCTCCACCACCGTAAATCGGTCGGCTCCCTCCAGCGTCAGGTTCTCGCGCTTCAACTCGGACGAGAAGAAGACAATCAGAGTCGCCAGGCCCGGGCTGATGCAGACTTCGTACACCCTGCCTTCGAGCTCGTCCGGGAGCGCGATCTGGTCCTGGGCCGAGTCGCAGGCTGGGAGTCGTGACGGCTCATCGGCGTGGGCCGTCCAGCCAAGGAGGGCCACCAAGACCAGAAGGGCGATGGGTGCTGACGCGGACACGAGACAAGTCCTCCGAAGTGGGCGCGAACATATAGGCCCGAGGCGCCGCCCCTACTACGCCCTGAGCAAACCACGCG is from Pyxidicoccus trucidator and encodes:
- a CDS encoding DUF2381 family protein → MSASAPIALLVLVALLGWTAHADEPSRLPACDSAQDQIALPDELEGRVYEVCISPGLATLIVFFSSELKRENLTLEGADRFTVVETGKRSISLLPSENVVPGERLKLTARFADGESPASISFVLVVHPARATRQVEVFRQKRTLASYQQAEKEKGLQLQ